Proteins encoded together in one Flavobacteriales bacterium window:
- a CDS encoding redoxin domain-containing protein codes for MRHGRLFTTCVVGLLLDGCGPTSRVDLDTLRTMEHQLADGAVVAGRSLFGAGHTLVLTLDPECPLCLMHAPELAQLTSGTGLSIVGLYASPYIVPDSAQAFAERNGFRFPQVMDPDCRIAQALDAVVTPEAFVLAVDGTVLYRGAIDDRATRAGRKKPKATRHHLRDALAAVERGHPPAEPSVRAVGCFLECNEVRTP; via the coding sequence ATGCGCCACGGACGGCTGTTCACCACGTGCGTCGTGGGTCTCCTGTTGGACGGATGCGGACCAACGTCCCGCGTGGACCTGGACACGCTGCGGACCATGGAGCATCAGCTGGCGGATGGCGCGGTCGTTGCGGGTCGATCGCTTTTCGGCGCGGGCCACACCTTGGTGCTGACACTGGATCCGGAATGCCCGCTCTGCCTGATGCATGCACCTGAGCTGGCGCAGCTGACCAGCGGCACAGGGCTGAGCATCGTGGGGCTCTATGCCTCGCCTTACATCGTTCCGGACAGCGCGCAGGCGTTCGCCGAGCGGAACGGATTCCGCTTTCCGCAGGTGATGGACCCGGATTGCCGCATCGCGCAAGCGCTCGACGCCGTCGTTACTCCGGAGGCCTTCGTGCTGGCGGTGGACGGAACGGTGCTGTACCGCGGCGCCATCGACGATCGCGCCACACGCGCGGGGCGCAAGAAGCCCAAGGCCACGCGCCATCACCTGCGCGATGCGTTGGCGGCAGTGGAGCGTGGGCACCCTCCGGCCGAACCGAGCGTGCGCGCCGTCGGCTGTTTCCTCGAGTGCAACGAAGTGCGGACCCCATGA
- the hemW gene encoding radical SAM family heme chaperone HemW — protein sequence MPGLYFHIPFCRKACTYCDFHFSTSARGREAVLDAMEKELIQRAREIGDAPVDTVYFGGGTPSLLEPTRIASFLQLARDLLRVRNDAEITLEANPDDVTAERLAQWKAMGITRLSLGTQSFRADRLAWMGRAHTAEQARQSIALIANARFSSWTIDLIYGLPGMDLVEWDEQLTIALDHGMPHLSAYALTVEPRTALAHQVKHGTVVPGDDEAVSAQFDHLMARMKAAGLVHYEISNFGLPGHFSRHNSSYWEGVPYLGIGPSAHSFTGATRRWNVAHNARYAAAVEKGGPFSETETLSPVQRTNELLLTGLRTHRGVQLDALPVDIRLRNEQRIVHYVAQGLAQLEGGRLVLTERGRHFADRIAMELFAEA from the coding sequence ATGCCCGGCCTCTACTTCCACATCCCTTTCTGCCGGAAAGCGTGCACGTACTGCGACTTCCACTTCAGCACCTCGGCACGCGGCCGCGAGGCGGTGCTCGATGCCATGGAGAAGGAGCTCATCCAGCGGGCACGCGAGATCGGCGACGCCCCGGTGGACACCGTGTACTTCGGCGGCGGCACGCCCAGCCTTCTGGAGCCCACGCGCATCGCCTCGTTCCTACAGCTGGCCCGCGACCTGCTGCGCGTGCGGAACGATGCGGAGATCACCCTGGAGGCCAATCCGGACGACGTCACCGCCGAACGGCTGGCGCAGTGGAAGGCGATGGGCATCACGCGCCTGAGCCTGGGCACCCAGAGCTTCCGTGCGGACCGCCTGGCGTGGATGGGCCGCGCGCACACCGCCGAACAGGCCCGGCAAAGCATCGCGCTGATCGCCAACGCCCGCTTCTCGTCATGGACCATCGACCTCATCTACGGCCTGCCCGGCATGGACCTGGTCGAATGGGACGAGCAGCTCACCATCGCGCTGGACCACGGCATGCCGCACCTCAGCGCCTACGCCCTCACGGTGGAGCCGCGCACCGCGCTGGCCCATCAGGTGAAGCACGGCACGGTGGTGCCGGGGGACGATGAGGCCGTGTCCGCGCAGTTCGACCACCTGATGGCGCGCATGAAGGCCGCCGGGCTGGTGCACTACGAGATCAGCAACTTCGGCCTTCCGGGCCACTTCAGCCGGCACAACAGCAGCTATTGGGAGGGCGTACCCTACCTGGGCATCGGCCCCTCCGCGCACAGCTTCACCGGTGCCACGCGCCGCTGGAACGTGGCCCACAACGCGCGCTACGCCGCCGCGGTCGAAAAAGGCGGGCCGTTCAGCGAAACGGAAACGCTCTCCCCGGTGCAGCGCACCAACGAGCTGCTCCTCACCGGGCTCCGCACCCACCGCGGCGTGCAGCTCGATGCGCTGCCGGTGGACATCCGCCTCCGGAATGAGCAACGGATCGTGCACTACGTGGCGCAGGGCCTCGCGCAACTGGAAGGCGGGCGGTTAGTTTTGACCGAACGCGGAAGGCACTTCGCGGACCGCATCGCGATGGAGCTCTTCGCCGAGGCATGA
- a CDS encoding four helix bundle protein, whose protein sequence is MGGFKEMSVYKRAFEMARMVFVLSKRFPSEEKFSLTDQVRRSSRSVSTQYAEGYRKKRYPTHFVSKMTDADGENAETQVWLDHAVACGYVTERDIAPIVQVSEEVGRMLGDMIENPEKYIGKRP, encoded by the coding sequence ATGGGCGGTTTCAAGGAAATGTCCGTGTACAAGAGAGCCTTTGAAATGGCTCGCATGGTGTTCGTGCTCAGCAAGCGCTTTCCCAGCGAAGAGAAGTTCTCACTCACGGACCAAGTGCGTCGTTCATCACGTTCGGTGTCCACACAGTATGCGGAAGGCTATCGCAAGAAGCGTTACCCCACGCACTTCGTGTCCAAAATGACCGATGCGGACGGTGAGAACGCGGAAACACAGGTCTGGCTAGATCATGCGGTCGCCTGCGGATATGTCACCGAACGCGACATCGCCCCCATCGTGCAGGTGTCCGAGGAGGTGGGACGCATGCTCGGGGACATGATCGAGAACCCGGAGAAATATATTGGCAAGCGACCCTGA
- a CDS encoding DUF4230 domain-containing protein: MKRATGLLLLPGVALLVFFITRELYRPAPPGEEVSSTVLLERIRPVLKLVTVEGDLSEVFTYSDNSAAWFDWTRDLGWNRKQAILLVKARASVGYDLEGLGLTFDEATRTVRLTDLGTPKLLSLEHDVKYFDLEEGAFAEFSAADHTRMQAQAKARIEQRLPQSGLFEAAAGQKNEFLEVLRAVVENGGWTFVEGYGARPLSK, from the coding sequence ATGAAACGCGCCACCGGTCTCCTGCTCCTGCCGGGCGTCGCCCTGCTGGTGTTCTTCATCACCCGCGAGCTGTACCGGCCCGCGCCACCGGGCGAGGAGGTGTCGAGCACCGTCCTGCTGGAGCGCATCCGCCCGGTGCTGAAGCTGGTGACGGTGGAAGGCGACCTCAGCGAGGTGTTCACGTACAGCGACAACAGCGCCGCCTGGTTCGACTGGACCAGGGACCTGGGCTGGAACCGCAAGCAGGCCATCCTGCTGGTGAAGGCCCGCGCCTCGGTGGGCTACGACCTGGAGGGCCTGGGGCTCACCTTCGATGAGGCCACGCGCACCGTTCGCCTCACCGACCTGGGCACACCGAAGCTGCTGTCCCTGGAGCACGATGTGAAGTACTTCGACCTCGAAGAGGGCGCCTTCGCCGAGTTCAGCGCGGCGGATCACACGCGCATGCAGGCGCAGGCCAAGGCCCGCATCGAGCAACGCCTGCCGCAGAGCGGTCTGTTCGAGGCCGCCGCCGGACAGAAGAACGAGTTCCTCGAGGTCCTGCGCGCCGTAGTGGAGAACGGGGGATGGACCTTCGTGGAGGGGTATGGCGCCAGGCCCCTGAGCAAGTGA
- a CDS encoding MmcQ/YjbR family DNA-binding protein — MTLEEFRAHCAKFPGFSEDLPFGPEVLAFRVGGRIFALMDVDAFESVNLKCDPERAVDLREQHPGITPGYHMNKRHWNTVLTDGSVPYRVLLELARHSYDLVRASLPKKLRDGLG; from the coding sequence ATGACGCTGGAGGAGTTCCGCGCGCATTGCGCCAAGTTCCCAGGCTTCAGCGAGGACCTGCCCTTCGGGCCGGAGGTGCTGGCCTTCCGCGTGGGCGGGCGCATCTTCGCGCTGATGGACGTGGACGCCTTCGAGAGCGTGAACCTCAAGTGCGACCCCGAGCGCGCCGTGGACCTGCGCGAGCAGCACCCCGGCATCACCCCGGGCTACCACATGAACAAGCGCCACTGGAACACGGTGCTCACCGATGGGAGCGTGCCGTATCGGGTGCTGCTTGAACTGGCCCGCCACAGCTACGACCTGGTGCGGGCATCGCTGCCGAAGAAGCTGCGCGACGGTCTCGGCTGA
- a CDS encoding T9SS type A sorting domain-containing protein, which produces MKTTQALAVSMALGSLSCMAQSFDHLDANMVRARFTAHGMIGLDRSVGEPDFEVPIGSGAHALFAASLWVGGYDTLGGLHLAGLLFDQIGLPDYAPGPLTTDGSASITPAVAAQYDHVFKIKAVDVALHQAYYDCLNTPGCDVNVQFPGYVIPQSFFDWPGNGDTLAGQAARLAPFIDLDGDGLYEPTTGDAPCIHGDEALYFMFNDVLNPHGTGGAPLGIEVHAMPFAFYSQDEALAHTLFIKYRLINRSDDPYEMVRIGLFTDYDLGYGRDDYVGSDPERNLGYVYNADTLDETTSSYTGYGSMPPAFGTTQLKGPYLEPDGFDDPEGPGIPAFNGSGFGDLVVDNERHGVSYMTYFSNDATARGNPNTAEQFFGYLSGYWRDGTPLFHGGTGHYSDPEATNVQARFAFPGFEDPLGAGTGGQVMGPWAEHSSGNQPWDRRMVMSVGPLDLDAGEEIELVYALVFARPGSNGLMSSVLRLQERVDSVQAIYSDLPEACNGAGSQVGMEERTDRGPVLFPVPAEDRLTLRLEVPGPVEFVVYDMLGVEFLRGRDTRDLVEIDLSELDQGLYLFHVAQGEVSHVVPFVKVTTR; this is translated from the coding sequence ATGAAGACAACGCAGGCTTTGGCTGTATCAATGGCCCTGGGCTCTCTATCATGCATGGCACAGAGCTTCGATCACTTGGATGCGAACATGGTCCGGGCCCGATTCACGGCCCATGGCATGATCGGACTTGATCGGAGCGTTGGCGAGCCGGATTTTGAGGTGCCCATTGGAAGCGGGGCCCATGCATTGTTCGCAGCCTCATTGTGGGTGGGTGGGTATGATACACTTGGCGGCTTGCATCTTGCTGGCCTGCTGTTCGACCAGATCGGGCTGCCCGACTATGCCCCAGGACCGCTCACAACGGACGGCAGCGCATCGATCACTCCCGCCGTGGCAGCCCAATATGATCATGTGTTCAAGATCAAGGCCGTGGATGTAGCCCTGCACCAGGCCTACTACGATTGTTTGAACACGCCAGGATGCGATGTCAATGTTCAGTTCCCCGGGTATGTGATCCCCCAGAGTTTTTTTGACTGGCCAGGGAACGGTGACACCTTGGCTGGTCAGGCCGCCCGGTTGGCGCCATTCATCGATCTTGATGGTGACGGGCTGTATGAGCCGACCACCGGTGATGCACCATGCATCCACGGTGATGAAGCGCTCTATTTCATGTTCAATGATGTGCTGAACCCGCATGGCACGGGCGGTGCTCCCCTCGGTATCGAGGTTCATGCCATGCCCTTCGCATTCTATTCCCAAGACGAGGCGCTCGCGCACACCCTCTTCATCAAGTACCGGCTCATCAATCGAAGCGATGACCCCTATGAAATGGTCCGGATCGGTCTATTCACCGACTATGACCTTGGATATGGTCGTGATGACTACGTGGGTTCTGATCCCGAAAGGAATCTCGGCTACGTGTATAACGCAGATACGCTGGATGAAACGACATCATCCTACACCGGGTATGGTTCGATGCCACCCGCTTTTGGGACGACGCAACTCAAAGGCCCGTACCTGGAGCCTGATGGGTTTGATGATCCCGAAGGACCCGGGATACCCGCTTTCAACGGCTCTGGCTTTGGTGACCTGGTGGTCGACAATGAACGTCATGGTGTCTCGTACATGACCTACTTCAGCAATGACGCCACCGCCCGAGGCAATCCGAATACGGCCGAACAGTTCTTCGGATATCTGAGCGGGTACTGGCGCGACGGAACACCGCTCTTCCATGGAGGCACTGGGCATTACTCCGATCCCGAGGCCACGAACGTTCAGGCGCGCTTTGCGTTTCCAGGGTTTGAAGACCCACTTGGAGCGGGAACAGGTGGCCAGGTGATGGGCCCATGGGCGGAGCATTCATCAGGCAATCAACCATGGGATAGGCGGATGGTCATGTCGGTCGGACCCTTGGATCTGGATGCCGGAGAAGAGATCGAACTTGTCTACGCGCTCGTGTTCGCCCGCCCTGGATCCAATGGGCTGATGAGCAGCGTTCTGCGGTTACAGGAAAGGGTGGATTCGGTACAGGCCATTTACAGTGATCTGCCGGAGGCGTGCAACGGGGCGGGATCTCAGGTGGGCATGGAGGAACGCACCGACCGTGGGCCTGTCCTATTTCCCGTGCCGGCCGAAGATCGTCTGACCTTGAGGCTTGAGGTCCCTGGTCCAGTGGAATTTGTCGTGTACGATATGCTCGGCGTGGAGTTCTTGAGAGGGCGCGATACCAGGGATCTGGTCGAGATCGACCTTTCGGAGCTTGATCAAGGCTTGTACCTGTTCCATGTTGCTCAAGGCGAGGTGAGCCATGTCGTTCCGTTCGTGAAAGTCACGACCAGATAG
- the ispG gene encoding (E)-4-hydroxy-3-methylbut-2-enyl-diphosphate synthase, with product MSTATLSARHYCPSLTRYERWRTRAVRIGDIGIGGDHPIRVQSMTTTDTMDTAATVAQSIRMIEAGCELVRITAPSKKEAENLAEIRRQLRAAGFNTPLVADIHFTPNAAEIAARIVEKVRVNPGNYADKKRFDVREYTDAEYQEELDRIRERFTPLVRICKEHGTAMRIGTNHGSLSDRILNRYGDTPLGMVESAMEFLRICRDEDYHEIVLSMKASNPQVMVQAYRLLVNHMLREGMNYPLHLGVTEAGDGEDGRVKSAVGIGALLEDGLGDTIRVSLTEEPEAEIPVAKALADRYGARRGHDPIPEVHHVPIDPFSHARRHTREVLNIGARHVPVVIADLSTKKKISPAALFPWGYHYSVPLDKWNLTDQACDFLFLGDHHLDFEIPGTLGVVQEHATWLKDRHKPRHYPLVTAADLLANVPVHHDLNFVYATLKDLTPELIEALDEDESCVLLLDTLNEHGYAEQRAAFFRLMEAQCEVPVIIGRDYVNLDPEHLMLHASTDMGALLLDGLGDGVMICPENSGGDELVDRTAFGILQATRTRISKTEYISCPSCGRTLFDLQETTAKIRARTSHLKGVKIGIMGCIVNGPGEMADADFGYVGTGPGVITLYREKEVVKRNVPSEKAVDELIGLIKEHGMWVEPA from the coding sequence ATGAGCACGGCCACCCTTTCCGCGCGGCACTACTGCCCCTCGCTCACCCGCTACGAACGCTGGCGGACACGGGCGGTGCGCATCGGTGACATCGGCATCGGCGGCGACCATCCCATCCGGGTGCAGAGCATGACCACCACGGACACGATGGACACGGCGGCCACCGTAGCGCAGAGCATCCGCATGATCGAGGCCGGCTGCGAACTGGTGCGCATCACCGCGCCCTCGAAGAAGGAGGCCGAGAACCTCGCCGAGATCCGCAGGCAGCTGCGCGCCGCCGGCTTCAACACCCCGCTGGTGGCCGACATCCACTTCACGCCCAACGCGGCCGAGATCGCCGCCCGCATCGTGGAGAAGGTGCGCGTGAACCCCGGCAACTACGCCGACAAGAAGCGGTTCGATGTGCGCGAGTACACCGATGCGGAGTATCAGGAGGAGCTCGACCGCATCCGCGAGCGCTTCACCCCGCTGGTGCGCATCTGCAAGGAACACGGCACGGCCATGCGCATCGGCACCAACCACGGCAGCCTCAGCGACCGCATCCTCAACCGCTACGGCGACACGCCGCTCGGCATGGTGGAGAGCGCCATGGAGTTCCTGCGCATCTGCCGCGACGAGGACTACCACGAGATCGTGCTGAGCATGAAGGCGAGCAACCCGCAGGTGATGGTGCAGGCCTATCGGCTGCTGGTGAACCACATGCTGCGCGAGGGCATGAACTACCCGCTGCACCTGGGCGTCACCGAGGCCGGCGACGGCGAGGACGGCCGCGTGAAGAGCGCCGTGGGCATCGGTGCGCTGCTGGAGGACGGGCTGGGCGACACCATCCGCGTGAGCCTCACCGAGGAGCCCGAGGCGGAGATCCCCGTGGCCAAGGCCCTGGCCGACCGCTACGGCGCGCGCCGCGGGCACGACCCGATCCCCGAGGTGCACCATGTGCCCATCGACCCCTTCAGCCACGCCCGCCGGCATACCCGCGAGGTGCTCAACATCGGTGCGCGGCACGTGCCCGTGGTCATCGCCGACCTCAGCACGAAGAAGAAGATCAGCCCCGCCGCGCTCTTCCCCTGGGGCTACCACTACAGCGTGCCGCTGGACAAGTGGAACCTCACCGACCAGGCCTGCGACTTCCTCTTCCTCGGCGACCACCACCTCGACTTCGAGATCCCCGGCACGCTGGGCGTGGTGCAGGAGCACGCCACCTGGCTGAAGGACCGCCACAAGCCGCGCCACTACCCGCTGGTGACCGCCGCCGACCTGCTGGCCAACGTGCCCGTGCACCACGACCTCAACTTCGTGTACGCCACGCTGAAGGACCTGACGCCCGAGCTCATTGAAGCGCTGGACGAGGATGAAAGCTGTGTGCTGCTGCTCGACACGCTGAACGAGCATGGCTACGCCGAACAGCGTGCCGCCTTCTTCCGCTTGATGGAGGCCCAGTGCGAGGTGCCCGTGATCATCGGACGCGACTACGTGAACCTCGACCCCGAACACCTGATGCTGCATGCCAGCACGGACATGGGCGCACTCTTGCTCGATGGCCTGGGCGACGGGGTGATGATCTGCCCGGAGAACAGCGGCGGCGACGAGCTGGTGGACCGCACCGCCTTCGGCATCCTGCAGGCCACGCGCACCCGCATCAGCAAGACCGAGTACATCAGCTGTCCCAGCTGCGGGCGCACCCTCTTCGACCTGCAGGAGACCACGGCCAAGATCCGGGCCCGGACCAGCCACCTCAAGGGTGTCAAGATCGGCATCATGGGCTGCATCGTGAACGGCCCGGGCGAGATGGCCGATGCCGACTTCGGCTACGTGGGCACCGGCCCCGGCGTGATCACCCTGTACCGCGAGAAGGAGGTGGTGAAGCGCAACGTGCCCAGCGAAAAGGCCGTGGACGAGCTGATCGGCCTGATCAAGGAGCATGGGATGTGGGTGGAGCCCGCCTGA
- a CDS encoding DMT family transporter, translating to MPTAHRNALVLLHVTVFVWGFTGILGKLIQQPTLHLVYTRTVIGVLGLAAVALVTRRSLSPRTPGLVNYLLVGLIILGHWITFYGAIKLSTASIAAACLSTSTVFTALMEPFWFKRRIRVSEVVLGIIVVAALLLIFGLEVRHRLGIAVATVSALLSAWFNVVNGVLIKRDNALRIGFYEMVSVVVALALYGLVTGDLAPPLWHLPASDIVYQLLLGLVCTTFAFVAGIAVMRQLSPFTVMLTVNLEPVYTILFALLIWGEEERLTIGSYLGIALILGCLFVNGWLQRGKRASEVTEPDPLSQV from the coding sequence ATGCCCACCGCCCACCGCAACGCGCTCGTGCTGCTGCACGTCACCGTGTTCGTGTGGGGCTTCACCGGCATCCTGGGCAAGCTCATCCAGCAGCCCACCCTGCACTTGGTGTACACGCGCACGGTGATCGGCGTGCTCGGCCTGGCCGCCGTGGCCCTGGTCACCCGCCGCAGCCTGTCGCCCCGCACCCCGGGCCTGGTCAACTACCTGCTGGTGGGGCTCATCATCCTGGGGCACTGGATCACCTTCTACGGCGCCATCAAGCTCAGCACCGCCAGCATCGCCGCGGCATGCCTCAGCACCAGCACGGTGTTCACCGCCCTCATGGAGCCATTCTGGTTCAAGCGCCGCATCCGCGTGAGCGAAGTGGTGCTCGGCATCATCGTCGTGGCCGCCCTGCTGCTCATCTTCGGACTGGAGGTGCGGCATCGCCTCGGCATCGCGGTGGCTACCGTGAGTGCACTGCTCAGCGCCTGGTTCAACGTGGTGAACGGCGTGCTCATCAAGCGCGACAACGCGCTGCGCATCGGCTTCTACGAGATGGTGAGCGTGGTGGTGGCCCTCGCCCTGTACGGCCTCGTCACCGGTGATCTGGCGCCCCCGCTGTGGCACCTGCCCGCCAGCGACATCGTGTACCAGCTTCTGCTCGGCCTGGTGTGCACCACCTTCGCCTTCGTGGCCGGCATCGCCGTCATGCGCCAGCTCAGCCCCTTCACCGTGATGCTCACCGTGAACCTCGAGCCGGTGTACACCATCCTCTTCGCCCTTCTCATCTGGGGCGAGGAGGAGAGGCTCACCATCGGTTCGTACCTGGGCATCGCCCTTATCCTGGGCTGCCTCTTCGTCAACGGCTGGCTGCAGCGCGGCAAGCGCGCGAGCGAGGTCACCGAACCGGATCCGCTGTCGCAGGTGTGA
- a CDS encoding DUF502 domain-containing protein, producing the protein MSSRRIGRILLSYFLRGLLLVVPVTVLLWGLWKALAFLDGIIPIDIPGLGLLTLLVGLTLFGWLGSTILYQPVAEFGEEVLKRIPFLKTFYGAIKDLVEAVVGNKKRFDRPVLVRLVSGSDLEKLGFITEDDLAHLGITGGKVAVYLPHSFAWSGNLYIVPAQNVTPIDARAADVMKFVVSGGVAKVDDDAH; encoded by the coding sequence ATGAGCTCCCGCCGCATCGGCCGCATCCTGCTGAGTTATTTCCTGCGTGGCCTGCTGCTCGTGGTCCCTGTCACCGTGCTCCTCTGGGGCTTGTGGAAGGCCCTGGCCTTCCTGGACGGCATCATCCCCATCGACATTCCGGGCCTGGGCTTGCTCACGCTGCTGGTGGGCCTCACCCTCTTCGGCTGGCTGGGCAGCACCATTCTGTATCAACCGGTGGCCGAGTTCGGCGAGGAGGTGCTCAAGCGCATCCCCTTCCTGAAGACCTTCTATGGCGCCATCAAGGACCTGGTGGAGGCCGTGGTGGGCAACAAGAAGCGCTTCGACCGTCCCGTGCTGGTGCGCCTTGTGTCGGGCAGCGACCTGGAGAAGCTCGGCTTCATCACCGAGGACGACCTGGCGCACCTGGGCATCACGGGCGGCAAGGTGGCCGTCTATCTGCCCCACAGCTTCGCGTGGAGCGGCAACCTGTACATCGTGCCGGCACAGAACGTGACGCCGATCGATGCGCGCGCCGCGGACGTGATGAAGTTCGTGGTGAGCGGCGGCGTGGCCAAGGTGGACGACGACGCGCACTGA
- a CDS encoding cyclase family protein, whose amino-acid sequence MIADIEHHGRRFRVDLGRPIDLSLPLHAGEGRLRAWYVDPVRMEPVVMGDRTFAVSAGAPVNFRNVFVNPHGHGTHTESVGHLDAGITPVGGLLDRFFFTAEVVSLRPEQRRAPDGRTDQVITLEQLRNALDERPREALVLRTLPNTAGKDTRDWCGSNPAYLQSTATAWLRSIGVKHLLVDLPSVDREEDGGVLAAHHAFWDFPATVDTTRTITELLRVPDAVPDGRYVLELQLAHWMNDAAPSRPVLYALLP is encoded by the coding sequence ATGATCGCCGACATCGAACACCACGGACGACGCTTCCGCGTGGACCTGGGTCGGCCCATCGACCTGAGCCTGCCCCTGCACGCCGGTGAAGGCCGCCTGCGCGCCTGGTACGTGGACCCCGTCCGCATGGAGCCCGTGGTGATGGGCGACCGCACCTTCGCGGTGAGCGCCGGCGCCCCGGTGAACTTCCGGAACGTGTTCGTCAATCCGCACGGCCATGGCACGCACACGGAGAGCGTGGGCCACCTGGACGCCGGCATCACCCCCGTAGGCGGCCTGCTGGACCGCTTCTTCTTCACCGCCGAAGTGGTGAGCCTGCGCCCAGAGCAGCGCCGTGCCCCCGATGGCCGCACCGACCAGGTGATCACCCTGGAGCAGCTGCGCAACGCGTTGGACGAGCGACCGCGCGAGGCCTTGGTGCTGCGTACGCTGCCCAACACGGCCGGCAAGGACACGCGCGACTGGTGCGGCAGCAACCCCGCCTACCTGCAGAGCACCGCCACCGCCTGGCTGCGCAGCATCGGGGTGAAACACCTGCTGGTGGACCTGCCCAGCGTGGACCGCGAGGAGGACGGCGGCGTGCTGGCCGCGCACCACGCCTTCTGGGACTTCCCCGCCACGGTGGACACCACGCGCACCATCACCGAACTGCTGCGCGTGCCCGATGCCGTGCCCGACGGTCGTTATGTGCTGGAGCTACAGCTGGCACACTGGATGAACGACGCCGCCCCCAGCCGGCCCGTCCTCTATGCACTGCTTCCATGA
- a CDS encoding chromophore lyase CpcT/CpeT, whose product MRLLPFSIALVAALAQLSASAQRTRALEQLAMTMAGSYTSAAQAQADTSYFEIELEMVRIWPKRRDGAWFYVEQATASSKGKPYRQRIYRLSEVNDSTFTSEIFSIRGGERHFGAYADAARLALLSPDSLSLLEGCAITLHRRGGTYIGSTHERDCPNQRSGAAYATSEVTLLPDRMISWDRGYNAAGAQVWGAEKGGYVFIKLKP is encoded by the coding sequence ATGCGCCTTCTTCCATTCTCCATCGCCTTGGTCGCCGCCCTGGCACAGCTGTCCGCGAGCGCCCAACGCACCCGCGCCCTGGAACAACTGGCCATGACCATGGCTGGTTCCTACACCAGCGCCGCACAGGCGCAGGCCGACACCAGCTACTTCGAGATCGAACTGGAGATGGTGCGCATCTGGCCCAAGCGCAGGGACGGCGCATGGTTCTACGTGGAGCAGGCCACGGCCAGCAGCAAGGGCAAGCCCTATCGCCAGCGGATCTACCGGTTGAGCGAGGTGAACGACAGCACATTCACCAGCGAGATCTTCAGCATCCGCGGTGGTGAGCGCCACTTCGGTGCCTATGCCGACGCGGCCAGGCTCGCCCTCCTCTCCCCGGACTCCCTGAGCCTGCTGGAGGGCTGCGCCATCACCCTGCATCGCCGGGGCGGCACCTACATCGGCAGCACCCACGAGCGCGACTGCCCCAACCAGCGCAGCGGTGCCGCCTACGCCACCAGCGAGGTCACCCTGCTGCCCGACCGCATGATCAGCTGGGACCGGGGCTACAACGCCGCTGGTGCGCAGGTGTGGGGCGCGGAGAAGGGCGGCTACGTCTTCATCAAACTGAAACCATGA